In Ailuropoda melanoleuca isolate Jingjing chromosome 4, ASM200744v2, whole genome shotgun sequence, the following proteins share a genomic window:
- the ISYNA1 gene encoding inositol-3-phosphate synthase 1 isoform X1: MALFCCFFPPGWLAGAAPVPMMGMGMPRPSGIPQAQDAGRDGCPCPMLQLSAMEATADFVVESPDVVYGPDAIEAQYEYRTTCVSREGSVLKVYPTSTRFTFRTARQVPRLGVMLVGWGGNNGSTLTAAVLANRLRLSWPTRTGRKEANYYGSLTQAGTVSLGLDAEGQEVFVPFSALLPMVAPDDLVFDGWDISSLNLAEAMRRAQVLDWGLQEQLWPHLEALRPRPSVYIPEFIAANQSARADNLILGTRAQQLEQIRRDIRDFRSSAGLDKVIVLWTANTERFCEVVPGLNDTAENLLRTIQLGLEVSPSTLFAVASILEGCAFLNGSPQNTLVPGALELARQRRVFVGGDDFKSGQTKVKSVLVDFLIGSGLKTMSIVSYNHLGNNDGQNLSAPPQFRSKEVSKSSVVDDLVQGNPVLYAPGEEPDHCVVIKYVPYVGDSKRALDEYTSELMLGGTNTLVLHNTCEDSLLAAPIMLDLVLLTELCQRVSFCTDADPEPQGFHSVLSLLSFLFKAPLVPPGSPVVNALFRQRSCIENILRACVGLPPQNHMLLEHKMERPGLKRVGPVVTTCPVPCKKGPAPTAPNGCTGDANRHSQAEAPQMPTT, from the exons CTCTCCGCGATGGAGGCCACAGCCGATTTCGTGGTCGAGAGCCCCGACGTGGTCTACGGCCCCGACGCCATCGAGGCTCAGTACGAGTACCGGACAACGTGCGTCAGCCGCGAGGGCAGTGTCCTCAAG GTATACCCCACGTCCACGCGCTTCACCTTTCGGACCGCCCGGCAGGTGCCCCGGCTTGGGGTCATGCTCGTCGGCTGGGGCGGGAACAACGGCTCCACGCTCACCGCTGCCGTGCTGGCCAACCGACTGCGCCTGTCCTGGCCCACGCGCACCGGCCGCAAG GAGGCCAACTACTACGGCTCGCTGACGCAGGCGGGCACCGTTAGCCTGGGCTTGGACGCCGAGGGCCAGGAGGTGTTCGTGCCTTTCAGCGCACTGCTGCCCATGGTGGCACCCGACGACCTCGTGTTCGACG GCTGGGACATATCTTCGCTGAACCTGGCTGAGGCGATGCGGCGCGCGCAGGTACTGGATTGGGGGCTGCAGGAGCAACTGTGGCCGCACTTGGAAGCCCTGCGCCCGCGGCCCTCTGTCTACATCCCCGAATTCATCGCAGCTAACCAGAGTGCGCGCGCTGACAACCTCATACTGGGCACGCGCGCACAGCAG ctggaGCAGATCCGTAGGGACATCCGTGACTTCCGGTCCAGTGCTGGGCTAGACAAAGTCATCGTGCTGTGGACAGCGAACACGGAGCGCTTCTGCGAAGTGGTCCCAGGCCTCAATGACACCGCCGAGAACCTGCTGCGTACCATCCAG CTGGGCCTGGAGGTGTCGCCCTCCACTCTCTTCGCTGTGGCCAGCATCTTGGAGGGCTGCGCCTTCCTCAATGGGTCCCCGCAGAACACCCTGGTGCCTGGGGCGCTCGAGCTGGCCCGGCAGCGACGCGTCTTCGTGGGTGGAGACGACTTCAAGTCAGGCCAGACCAAGGTCAAGTCCGTGCTCGTGGACTTCCTTATTGGCTCTGGCCTCAAG ACCATGTCTATCGTGAGCTACAACCACCTGGGCAACAATGACGGGCAGAACCTGTCGGCGCCGCCACAGTTCCGCTCCAAGGAGGTGTCCAAGAGCAGCGTGGTGGACGACCTGGTGCAGGGCAACCCCGTGCTCTACGCGCCCGGCGAGGAGCCCGACCACTGC GTGGTCATCAAGTACGTGCCATACGTGGGGGACAGCAAGCGGGCGCTGGACGAGTACACATCGGAGCTGATGCTGGGCGGCACCAACACGCTGGTGCTGCACAACACGTGCGAG GACTCCCTCCTGGCCGCGCCCATCATGCTGGACCTGGTGCTGCTGACCGAGCTGTGCCAGCGCGTGAGCTTCTGCACGGACGCCGACCCCGAGCCGCAGGGCTTCCACTCGGTGCTGTCGCTGCTCAGCTTCCTCTTCAAGGCGCCGCTGGTGCCGCCGGGCAGCCCGGTGGTCAATGCGCTCTTCCGCCAGCGCAGCTGCATCGAGAATATCCTCAG ggcctgtgtggggctcccgCCACAGAACCACATGCTTCTGGAGCACAAGATGGAGCGTCCCGGCCTCAAGCGAGTGGGGCCTGTGGTCACCACCTGCCCTGTGCCTTGCAAGAAAGGACCGGCGCCAACTGCCCCCAACGGCTGTACGGGTGATGCCAACCGGCACTCGCAGGCCGAGGCACCCCAGATGCCCACCACTTAA
- the ISYNA1 gene encoding inositol-3-phosphate synthase 1 isoform X2, which produces MEATADFVVESPDVVYGPDAIEAQYEYRTTCVSREGSVLKVYPTSTRFTFRTARQVPRLGVMLVGWGGNNGSTLTAAVLANRLRLSWPTRTGRKEANYYGSLTQAGTVSLGLDAEGQEVFVPFSALLPMVAPDDLVFDGWDISSLNLAEAMRRAQVLDWGLQEQLWPHLEALRPRPSVYIPEFIAANQSARADNLILGTRAQQLEQIRRDIRDFRSSAGLDKVIVLWTANTERFCEVVPGLNDTAENLLRTIQLGLEVSPSTLFAVASILEGCAFLNGSPQNTLVPGALELARQRRVFVGGDDFKSGQTKVKSVLVDFLIGSGLKTMSIVSYNHLGNNDGQNLSAPPQFRSKEVSKSSVVDDLVQGNPVLYAPGEEPDHCVVIKYVPYVGDSKRALDEYTSELMLGGTNTLVLHNTCEDSLLAAPIMLDLVLLTELCQRVSFCTDADPEPQGFHSVLSLLSFLFKAPLVPPGSPVVNALFRQRSCIENILRACVGLPPQNHMLLEHKMERPGLKRVGPVVTTCPVPCKKGPAPTAPNGCTGDANRHSQAEAPQMPTT; this is translated from the exons ATGGAGGCCACAGCCGATTTCGTGGTCGAGAGCCCCGACGTGGTCTACGGCCCCGACGCCATCGAGGCTCAGTACGAGTACCGGACAACGTGCGTCAGCCGCGAGGGCAGTGTCCTCAAG GTATACCCCACGTCCACGCGCTTCACCTTTCGGACCGCCCGGCAGGTGCCCCGGCTTGGGGTCATGCTCGTCGGCTGGGGCGGGAACAACGGCTCCACGCTCACCGCTGCCGTGCTGGCCAACCGACTGCGCCTGTCCTGGCCCACGCGCACCGGCCGCAAG GAGGCCAACTACTACGGCTCGCTGACGCAGGCGGGCACCGTTAGCCTGGGCTTGGACGCCGAGGGCCAGGAGGTGTTCGTGCCTTTCAGCGCACTGCTGCCCATGGTGGCACCCGACGACCTCGTGTTCGACG GCTGGGACATATCTTCGCTGAACCTGGCTGAGGCGATGCGGCGCGCGCAGGTACTGGATTGGGGGCTGCAGGAGCAACTGTGGCCGCACTTGGAAGCCCTGCGCCCGCGGCCCTCTGTCTACATCCCCGAATTCATCGCAGCTAACCAGAGTGCGCGCGCTGACAACCTCATACTGGGCACGCGCGCACAGCAG ctggaGCAGATCCGTAGGGACATCCGTGACTTCCGGTCCAGTGCTGGGCTAGACAAAGTCATCGTGCTGTGGACAGCGAACACGGAGCGCTTCTGCGAAGTGGTCCCAGGCCTCAATGACACCGCCGAGAACCTGCTGCGTACCATCCAG CTGGGCCTGGAGGTGTCGCCCTCCACTCTCTTCGCTGTGGCCAGCATCTTGGAGGGCTGCGCCTTCCTCAATGGGTCCCCGCAGAACACCCTGGTGCCTGGGGCGCTCGAGCTGGCCCGGCAGCGACGCGTCTTCGTGGGTGGAGACGACTTCAAGTCAGGCCAGACCAAGGTCAAGTCCGTGCTCGTGGACTTCCTTATTGGCTCTGGCCTCAAG ACCATGTCTATCGTGAGCTACAACCACCTGGGCAACAATGACGGGCAGAACCTGTCGGCGCCGCCACAGTTCCGCTCCAAGGAGGTGTCCAAGAGCAGCGTGGTGGACGACCTGGTGCAGGGCAACCCCGTGCTCTACGCGCCCGGCGAGGAGCCCGACCACTGC GTGGTCATCAAGTACGTGCCATACGTGGGGGACAGCAAGCGGGCGCTGGACGAGTACACATCGGAGCTGATGCTGGGCGGCACCAACACGCTGGTGCTGCACAACACGTGCGAG GACTCCCTCCTGGCCGCGCCCATCATGCTGGACCTGGTGCTGCTGACCGAGCTGTGCCAGCGCGTGAGCTTCTGCACGGACGCCGACCCCGAGCCGCAGGGCTTCCACTCGGTGCTGTCGCTGCTCAGCTTCCTCTTCAAGGCGCCGCTGGTGCCGCCGGGCAGCCCGGTGGTCAATGCGCTCTTCCGCCAGCGCAGCTGCATCGAGAATATCCTCAG ggcctgtgtggggctcccgCCACAGAACCACATGCTTCTGGAGCACAAGATGGAGCGTCCCGGCCTCAAGCGAGTGGGGCCTGTGGTCACCACCTGCCCTGTGCCTTGCAAGAAAGGACCGGCGCCAACTGCCCCCAACGGCTGTACGGGTGATGCCAACCGGCACTCGCAGGCCGAGGCACCCCAGATGCCCACCACTTAA